From the Paraflavitalea soli genome, the window CGGCGCCACACCCTGGGTATGTGAATAAATATTATTGAGCGTATTGAATAAGAAATGTGGATGGACCTGAGCTTTTAATAATTGCAATTGTGCTTCGGCTTTCTCTTTCTGGAGTTGCAGGTTGCGTTGCTCTTTTACGTACCAATGCTTCATCAGTTTGATAGCGGCAGCCATTCCACCGATGGTGATAGCCCCTCTCAATCCGGCCAACAGGCCCAGGAAAAAAGAAGGTGGTCTATCCCTTTTTGCTGGCTGAGACTCTTGCGACAAAATGCTGTCGCGTATCGGGTCAATAATGTACAAGGCGATACAGGTGGAAATAGCGGCCGTAGCAAAAAACAGGATTAATACCCAAATGCCCGTGGCTGTATATTTACCCTTCAACAGGTAGTGGGGCAACACAAAATACATGAGTGAATAGGCCAGGAATATATGTGCAAACAGATAAATGGCCGATTCTACCATGGTATAGGGGATCCTGTCCAGGTAACTAACATTGATGGGAGCCGGTGTAAAGGCATACAAAAACCCCTGGAACAGCCACCAGAATGTCCAGAATGCCACATGCCGCCATATGCGGTACCTGGGTGCATCAGAAAATATAAAAGGGTATTTGTTCATGGCGTTGCATCCTAAAGATACACCAGCTTTTTCCCGTCGCTTATCCCGGCTGTCCCAATATCGCCGGAAAGCTGGTTTTTGTCGACAAACATTTTTAGTCCCCGGCTGTTATATTTTACTATGTCTTTGCAATTAAGCGTTTTAGATCAAACCCCCATTCGCCGCGGTGGTACTGCGGTAGAGTCCTTGCAGGAATCCATTCAATTGGCACGCCTGGCAGACAAACTTGGGTATACCCGGTATTGGTTGTCCGAACACCACAATTCCGCCACCCTGGCCATGGCCGCTCCTGAAATACTCATCGCGCGCCTGGCAGGCGAAACCAATTATATCCGTTTTGGCTCCGGCGGCATCATGTTGCCCAACCACAGCGCTTTAAAAGTGGCGGAGAATTTCCGGCTGCTTGAAGCACTCTATCCCAACCGCATCGATCTCGGATTGGGCCGTGCTCCGGGTGGAGATCGCATCTCCGCTCAATTGCTCAACCCTTCCAATACATTCGATCCGCAGGAATATATCCGGCAGATCAGGGACCTGCAAAACTTCCTCACCGATACACCCGCTGAAGGAAATGCCCAGGGCAAGGTAAAGGCCATCCCGATTGTAGATACAGCGCCCGAATTGTGGATGCTGACCTCCAGCGGCGAAAGTGGTTACCTCGCAGCACATGCAGGTATGGCTTTATCCTACGCACAGTTCATCAATCCCATTGGCGGCGCCGCAGCCGTGGCCAGTTACAGACAGCGTTTCCGCCCCTCCGCACAACTGTCTGCCCCGCAGGCCAACGTGGGTATTTTTGCCTTTTGCTCCGAGAGTGAACGCAAAGTGCAGGAAGTACAGGCTGTGATGGATTATCGCCTGCTGAGTTTTGAAAAAGGCCAGTACAATGAAATGCCTACGTATGAAATAGCAAAGGCCTACAACTATACTCCGGGCGAATGGCAACGGGTATTGTTCAACCGGGGTCGCATGGTGATCGGGACACCTGATGTGGTAAAGGAAAAAATTACAGCCCTGACCAATGAGTTTGATGTAGAGGAGGTCGTAATAGCCACTTTTGCTGAGCAGGCTGAAGACAGGTTCCGCAGTTATGAATTATTCTCGGAGGTATTTGAACTGGCGGAAAGACAAACCCGGCAGTTTGCCTGATATGCATTAAATACAAAAGCAGGAAGCAAGAGTGTTTCAACTCCTGGTTCCTGCCGTATAATATTATCCAGCCTTCCTCGGGGTAGTATGCATCGTACCACCCTTCTTACCAGAAATAGAAGATTTGCCCGGAATCATCGAAGAGCCTTTTGACTGACCGCCTGATGATGTACTTTTGACTACCATTCCGGAAAGGGGCGCCGCTTTTTTAGCGACTTTTCCTTTTTTTGATTTTGACTTGCTCATACTATAAAACTTGTTGTTATTGTAAACTAATGAAATATATTACAACAACGTGGTTTTGACCAAGATATTTTTGATAGTCAGGGGATGATTAAACTTTTTTAATAACCGGTTATTATACTTATGGAATCGCTGCAACCCAATCCTGAATTGCTTCTCAGCCTGGTAACGATGAAAATGCCTTTTGGTAAATACAAAGACACCCTGCTTTGCAATCTCCCCGTATCTTACCTCGAATGGTTTCAGCGCAAAGGATTTCCCAAAGGAAAGTTGGGCATGTTATTGCAAACGATGTACGAAATACAGATGAACGGCCTTGCATACTTGCTGGAGCCCTTGAAGAAGAAATAAAATATCTTTACCAAGGGCGCCTAGAACAATTGATCCGCACTTTCAGATCGCGGCAGCAACCCGGAACGTAAAACCCGGGACCCGGAACGCTTAAGACGCAATATCCTTATTGAAAGAAATACTTTCTATGAACTGTTTCACTTCTTCTGTACTTCTATTCATCTTTCTCGCCAACCGATCCAATAAAGCATCTTCATGCCCTTCTTCATAGGCGAGGTCCTCATCGGTAAGCCCGATAACTCTTTCCTTGATCTTTTCCTTTACTTCCTCCCAGGGAGCGTGTAAGGTAAGTTTGTTGTTTTCCATACTTACCTGCATGCAATACACAGGCCACCCAATTATTTGAAAGTCAGCTATTAGCTGTTAGCTCTTAGGTATTAGCAAGGCAAAACTTGTCCCGCTCCACGGGAAGCGCTAGAAGCCAACTATACCTGGTGGCGAAGCAGAGGCCTTAACAGCTAAAGCCTAAAAGCTAATGCCTGTATTCCATATGTGCATAACCCATCCTTGTCCCGTCAGAAAGTTTTTATCAAATTGCGGCGGATATGGACAACCAAAAGCCGGCACAGAAGACGATCATTATCACCGAACAGTTCAAAAAGCCACTGGAAATATCCGGATTGCTTTTGAACCTCGACCCACGCAAGCAGGTAGGTTTTTATGTAGAAGCCGTGGTGGTGAAGGACCCCAAACAGCCGCAAAGTATTTCGAAACAACCCCTGCTGGATAGGGTGGCCATCAAGGGCCTCAAGCCTACCCCCTATGTAGTGCAGGGAATCCTGAAACAACTGACAGGCATTGCTGCCAAACACGAGCAGGAGAAATGGCAGCAACGCTACCAGGAAGAAGGCATCACCACTGCCGACCAGGAAACCTGGGTGCGGCATAAGATGTACCATTACTTTTACAATTCCCTGCTGCAGGTAAAGCCCTTTGCTTCCCACCTCAAATGGTATTACGAAACCACCGATGAAATGCTCAGCACCACCAAGGTGGTAAGGCCCGGCAGCATCAGCAACTATAGCCCTGTAGTAAGTATTAAACTCTTTCGCACCCCGGCCGATGTGCTGCGGATGTTGGTACAGGTGAATATTAATGAAAACCTCTACCCGCTCACCGACTTTAAACGGCACGGCTTCTTACTGCGGCATAAGAATGAGTTTTTTATGCTCCGGCCCGAAGATGCCGTGCTTACCGAGCAATACCCCGAAGGATTCTGCGATATTCCTGCCGCAGAAGAGCAGGCCTTCCTGCAAACCCAGGTACCCCTGTTGGAACAACAATACGTGGTAGACCGTACCCTGCTGCAGCAATTGGAAACCATTGCCGTAGTGCCACAATGCAGGATACACCTCAGCGAGCTCAACGGCAGCTTCTTGATGATCCGTACCCGCTGGCAATATGGCGACTTTGAACTGGAAAATGCAACCGCACCCACCGAAGAGATCAATCTGCCCGATGGCCGGTACAATATTGTCAAAGACCTCAACGCAGAAAAAGAGGCCCTTGATTTCATTCAGTCACAACACAAGAAATTCAGCCAGCAGAACAATGGCTATTTCTACCTGCCCTTTGCCGATGCCGAAAAGAGCCAGTGGTTTGTAAAATTCTACCGCAAGCTCAACGACCGCAACATGCCCGTGTACGGCATGGAGTCTATGCAACACTTCCGGTACAATGCCAACCGGCCGGAGATCAAGTTCACACAAAAAGGCAATAGCATCGACTGGTTCGACCTCACTGTCCATATTTCCTATGGCGACCAAACCATCACCCTGGCCGAACTGCAAAAGGCCCTGCAAAACAAACAACACTTTCTGCTCCTGAAAGACGGTACCCTGGGTGAGATACCGGAAGAATGGCAGGCACAATTTGGCCTGCTGTTGCAGATGGGTGAAATTGAAAAAGACAAACTCCGGTTATCCAAACTGCACTGGACACTTACCGAAGACCTGGTAAAGAATGGACAGCTTACTGTTCAGAACAATATAGAAACAAGCCGCCAGAAATGGGAGCGCCTGCACCAGCAGGCCAGCAGCTTTACCGTACCATCCGGTATACGCGCCACCCTGCGCGATTACCAGCAGGCTGGCTTTGCCTGGTTCTGTATGTTGGATGAAATGCAATGGGGCGGCTGCCTGGCCGATGATATGGGCCTTGGTAAAACCCTGCAAACGATCTCCTTCCTGCAGCATGTGCATGATAAATACCCGGGCGAAACGCACCTGGTCATTTGCCCTACCTCACTCATGTACAACTGGGAGAATGAACTGAAGAAGTTTGCCCCGGAACTACGTTACTTCATTTACCACGGCAGTGACCGGAAATCGGCCGACTGGAAAAACTACGATATCATCATTAGTAGCTACGGCAGTGTACGGAACGATATAGAAACCATTAAGCAGTTCACTTTTGGTTATATCGTACTGGATGAAAGCCAGGTGATCAAGAACCCTTCTTCCCTGGTAGCTGCCGCCATGATGCAATTGCAAAGTCGGAACCGCCTTATCCTCAGTGGTACGCCCATACAGAACAATACATTTGATCTCTACGCCCAGATGCAATTCACCAATCCCGGCTTATTGGGCAGCCACCACTTTTTCAAAACCACTTTTGCAGTTCCGGTAGACAAGTATGGCGATACAGAGAAAACACAGCAGCTGCGCAAGCTCATCTATCCCTTCCTGCTGCGCAGGACCAAGGAACAGGTAGCGAAAGACCTGCCCGCCAAAACAGAGATCACCCTATGGTGCGAAATGGGAGAAGAACAGCGTAAAGTGTACGACGAGATCAAGAACTATTACCGCGAACACCTGCTGGACCGGATACAACAGGAAGGTATGGGCAAAAATACCATCCTGGTATTGGAGGGCTTGACAAGACTAAGGCAGGTGTGTAATTCGCCCAAACTCCTCAACGGCGGCAACAATGACCATACCCACGAATCGGTCAAACTGGAGGAGTTGCTGCGCGAGATTGAAAACAATACCGGCCGCCACAAGGCCCTGGTGTTTTCACAATTCACAGGCATGCTTCA encodes:
- a CDS encoding sensor histidine kinase codes for the protein MNKYPFIFSDAPRYRIWRHVAFWTFWWLFQGFLYAFTPAPINVSYLDRIPYTMVESAIYLFAHIFLAYSLMYFVLPHYLLKGKYTATGIWVLILFFATAAISTCIALYIIDPIRDSILSQESQPAKRDRPPSFFLGLLAGLRGAITIGGMAAAIKLMKHWYVKEQRNLQLQKEKAEAQLQLLKAQVHPHFLFNTLNNIYSHTQGVAPVAAQLVMGLSDMLRFMLYECNQPLVPLSKELTMIRDYISLEKIRYDERFDIHLDIPSGADHLYIAPLLLLPLVENCFKHGASNMLEQPWLNLQIHLKEDLMEMRLMNGKAKEKKQGPNFGIGIENVRKRLQLLYPDRHTLKIMNEEEVFVVTLTLQLECIRSSRKKEENTFVLTNNE
- a CDS encoding LLM class flavin-dependent oxidoreductase — its product is MSLQLSVLDQTPIRRGGTAVESLQESIQLARLADKLGYTRYWLSEHHNSATLAMAAPEILIARLAGETNYIRFGSGGIMLPNHSALKVAENFRLLEALYPNRIDLGLGRAPGGDRISAQLLNPSNTFDPQEYIRQIRDLQNFLTDTPAEGNAQGKVKAIPIVDTAPELWMLTSSGESGYLAAHAGMALSYAQFINPIGGAAAVASYRQRFRPSAQLSAPQANVGIFAFCSESERKVQEVQAVMDYRLLSFEKGQYNEMPTYEIAKAYNYTPGEWQRVLFNRGRMVIGTPDVVKEKITALTNEFDVEEVVIATFAEQAEDRFRSYELFSEVFELAERQTRQFA
- a CDS encoding DUF3820 family protein; translated protein: MESLQPNPELLLSLVTMKMPFGKYKDTLLCNLPVSYLEWFQRKGFPKGKLGMLLQTMYEIQMNGLAYLLEPLKKK
- a CDS encoding CsbD family protein is translated as MENNKLTLHAPWEEVKEKIKERVIGLTDEDLAYEEGHEDALLDRLARKMNRSTEEVKQFIESISFNKDIAS
- a CDS encoding DEAD/DEAH box helicase, with product MDNQKPAQKTIIITEQFKKPLEISGLLLNLDPRKQVGFYVEAVVVKDPKQPQSISKQPLLDRVAIKGLKPTPYVVQGILKQLTGIAAKHEQEKWQQRYQEEGITTADQETWVRHKMYHYFYNSLLQVKPFASHLKWYYETTDEMLSTTKVVRPGSISNYSPVVSIKLFRTPADVLRMLVQVNINENLYPLTDFKRHGFLLRHKNEFFMLRPEDAVLTEQYPEGFCDIPAAEEQAFLQTQVPLLEQQYVVDRTLLQQLETIAVVPQCRIHLSELNGSFLMIRTRWQYGDFELENATAPTEEINLPDGRYNIVKDLNAEKEALDFIQSQHKKFSQQNNGYFYLPFADAEKSQWFVKFYRKLNDRNMPVYGMESMQHFRYNANRPEIKFTQKGNSIDWFDLTVHISYGDQTITLAELQKALQNKQHFLLLKDGTLGEIPEEWQAQFGLLLQMGEIEKDKLRLSKLHWTLTEDLVKNGQLTVQNNIETSRQKWERLHQQASSFTVPSGIRATLRDYQQAGFAWFCMLDEMQWGGCLADDMGLGKTLQTISFLQHVHDKYPGETHLVICPTSLMYNWENELKKFAPELRYFIYHGSDRKSADWKNYDIIISSYGSVRNDIETIKQFTFGYIVLDESQVIKNPSSLVAAAMMQLQSRNRLILSGTPIQNNTFDLYAQMQFTNPGLLGSHHFFKTTFAVPVDKYGDTEKTQQLRKLIYPFLLRRTKEQVAKDLPAKTEITLWCEMGEEQRKVYDEIKNYYREHLLDRIQQEGMGKNTILVLEGLTRLRQVCNSPKLLNGGNNDHTHESVKLEELLREIENNTGRHKALVFSQFTGMLQLIANAMKERNIPFLYLDGSTKATDRQALVEQFQSDENLPVFLISLKAGGVGLTLTAADYVYLVDPWWNPAAEQQAIDRTHRIGQQNKVFAYKMICKDSVEEKILALQQRKKALAEELITEDTGFVKNMTAEDVDFLFS